From the Lathyrus oleraceus cultivar Zhongwan6 chromosome 4, CAAS_Psat_ZW6_1.0, whole genome shotgun sequence genome, one window contains:
- the LOC127075997 gene encoding heavy metal-associated isoprenylated plant protein 39 encodes MKKFVLKLELHDDKDKKKALKTVSTLSGIDAISMDMKDKKMTVIGTVDPVNVVSKLRKFWHTEIIAVGPAKEPEKKEEAKKEGEKKEEGKKEDGKKEEGKKEEEKKKEAAPAAVDPVQEWVRNYRAYNPYMTTHYHVQSMEENPNACVIC; translated from the exons AAATTTGTACTCAAGTTAGAATTGCATGATGACAAAGACAAGAAGAAGGCTCTCAAAACTGTCTCAACTCTTTCAG GGATTGATGCCATTTCAATGGACATGAAAGACAAGAAAATGACAGTGATAGGAACAGTAGATCCTGTAAATGTGGTGAGCAAATTAAGAAAATTCTGGCACACAGAAATAATAGCAGTGGGACCAGCAAAAGAGCCAGAGAAgaaagaagaagcaaagaaggaAGGGGAGAAGAAAGAAGAAGGGAAGAAAGAAGATGGAAAGAAAGAAGAAggaaagaaagaagaagagaagaaaAAAGAAGCAGCTCCAGCAGCAGTAGATCCTGTTCAAGAATGGGTTAGGAATTATAGGGCATATAATCCATATATGACAACACATTACCATGTTCAAAGCATGGAAGAGAATCCTAATGCATGTGTCATTTGTTAA